One part of the Phycisphaerae bacterium genome encodes these proteins:
- the dacB gene encoding D-alanyl-D-alanine carboxypeptidase/D-alanyl-D-alanine-endopeptidase: protein MNGCKTRGLGLGLWLLTLAAGGCVTPHVRHDPVLTERLDAILTRRAYTGAIVAARVVELPNRRELYARHSDVPFTPASNMKIPVSAAALDMFGLHHSFKTYLALDGDDLWVVGTGDPGIGDARLAKARGATTIAVLDEWADALVQRGVRQIAGDLCYYDSALDALWAHPTWGDSLLHWYGAPVSGLNFNDNCVDITIRPSQSGQPVLYEVIPPVQGIAVVNLCQTAEQHAPTIVKLPGGNQYILGGTCAKEETLKSKPVDDSGMFFADALRTHLAARGITIAGELRRAPAPLGGAIPPPAEKTVAVHATNMRDILGRINTNSQNLFAEALCKLTGQAYAARLGRQVPGSWAYADMAIRAFLRRNKIDDKGFVLGDGSGLSVDNKVTARLMTDLFAVMKARPDGDAFVDSLAKGGVNGTLEKRYAGLEGHVFAKTGYIEGVRALSGYVQTRGGRWLTFSIIYNRVPGSVTPYEALQDEAVRLLIDWPALP, encoded by the coding sequence ATGAACGGCTGCAAGACGCGTGGCCTTGGCCTGGGGCTGTGGCTGCTGACCTTGGCCGCGGGCGGCTGTGTTACGCCGCACGTGCGACACGACCCGGTACTGACCGAGCGGCTGGACGCGATCCTGACGCGGCGGGCGTATACCGGGGCGATCGTGGCGGCGCGGGTGGTGGAGCTGCCGAATCGGCGTGAGCTGTATGCGCGCCACAGCGATGTGCCCTTCACGCCGGCGAGCAACATGAAGATCCCCGTCAGCGCCGCGGCGCTGGACATGTTCGGGCTGCACCACAGCTTCAAGACGTACCTGGCGCTGGACGGCGACGATCTGTGGGTCGTCGGCACCGGTGATCCGGGGATCGGCGACGCGCGGCTGGCGAAGGCGCGCGGTGCGACGACGATCGCCGTGCTGGATGAATGGGCCGATGCGCTGGTGCAGCGCGGCGTGCGGCAGATTGCGGGGGATTTGTGCTACTACGACAGCGCGCTCGATGCGTTGTGGGCGCATCCGACGTGGGGCGACAGTCTGCTGCACTGGTACGGCGCGCCGGTCTCCGGGCTCAACTTCAACGACAACTGCGTGGACATTACGATTCGGCCGAGCCAGTCGGGGCAGCCCGTGCTGTACGAGGTCATTCCACCGGTGCAGGGCATTGCGGTTGTGAACCTGTGTCAGACGGCGGAGCAGCATGCGCCGACGATCGTGAAGCTGCCGGGCGGCAACCAGTACATACTGGGCGGGACGTGCGCGAAGGAGGAGACGCTGAAGAGCAAGCCCGTGGACGACTCCGGGATGTTCTTCGCCGATGCGCTGCGTACGCACCTGGCCGCGCGCGGGATCACGATTGCGGGCGAGCTGCGCCGGGCGCCGGCGCCGCTGGGCGGGGCGATTCCGCCGCCGGCCGAGAAAACGGTCGCCGTGCACGCGACGAACATGCGCGACATACTGGGTCGGATCAACACGAACAGCCAGAATCTCTTCGCGGAGGCGCTGTGCAAGCTGACAGGGCAGGCGTACGCGGCGCGGCTTGGACGACAGGTGCCGGGGTCGTGGGCATACGCGGACATGGCGATCCGCGCGTTTCTGCGGCGGAACAAGATTGATGACAAGGGGTTTGTGCTCGGCGACGGCTCGGGACTGAGCGTGGACAACAAGGTGACCGCGCGGCTGATGACGGATTTGTTCGCCGTGATGAAGGCCCGGCCGGATGGGGATGCGTTTGTCGACAGTCTGGCGAAGGGCGGCGTGAATGGAACACTGGAGAAGCGTTACGCGGGCCTGGAGGGGCACGTGTTCGCGAAGACGGGGTACATCGAGGGCGTGCGGGCGCTGAGCGGGTACGTGCAGACGCGCGGCGGGCGCTGGCTGACGTTCTCGATCATCTACAACCGTGTTCCGGGCTCCGTCACGCCGTACGAGGCGTTGCAGGACGAAGCCGTCCGTCTGCTCATCGACTGGCCCGCCCTCCCCTGA